One window from the genome of Thermococcus siculi encodes:
- a CDS encoding AbrB/MazE/SpoVT family DNA-binding domain-containing protein, which translates to MGTTKVTRNYQITIPSDIRKKLGIKVGDVLIIEIEGEKAVIKKSDLELPLLPGGKGLKIEDIEEAIRRGQGEEE; encoded by the coding sequence ATGGGGACTACAAAGGTAACTAGAAATTATCAAATTACTATCCCAAGCGATATTAGGAAGAAGCTAGGCATCAAGGTAGGCGACGTTCTCATCATCGAGATTGAAGGGGAAAAGGCTGTGATAAAAAAGAGCGACCTCGAACTTCCCCTTCTCCCCGGTGGAAAAGGGCTGAAGATCGAAGACATCGAGGAAGCCATAAGAAGAGGCCAAGGTGAGGAGGAGTGA
- a CDS encoding DUF1614 domain-containing protein has product MNNRRLIIPPVSLPVLLIIVALFLAVFVLFSGVVIAAFAKLGIPPEVAYALFFFALVGSFINIPIAEETSYEPVLRVREVRFFGIPYPVPSFELAERRVIIAINVGGAIVPLSVALYEMLRMVYLGQFALLFNTILAVLIAALFSHAVARPVRGLGIAMPMFLPPLMAILLGWLLGGSNPTAVAYISGTLGVLIGADLMNWNRIKNLGAPMVSIGGAGTFDGIFLAGIIAVLLV; this is encoded by the coding sequence ATGAACAACCGTCGCCTGATAATCCCTCCGGTTTCTCTTCCCGTGCTCCTGATTATCGTGGCCCTTTTTCTCGCGGTGTTCGTGCTGTTCTCGGGCGTGGTGATAGCCGCGTTCGCCAAGCTGGGGATTCCCCCAGAGGTCGCCTACGCGCTCTTCTTCTTTGCACTCGTGGGGAGCTTTATCAACATCCCCATAGCGGAGGAGACCTCCTACGAGCCGGTCCTCAGGGTTAGGGAGGTGAGGTTCTTTGGCATACCCTACCCCGTCCCATCGTTTGAGCTGGCGGAGAGGCGGGTCATAATCGCGATAAACGTCGGGGGAGCCATAGTGCCCCTCAGCGTGGCCCTCTACGAGATGCTAAGGATGGTGTACCTCGGCCAGTTCGCCCTTCTCTTCAACACGATCCTGGCCGTGCTCATAGCGGCGCTCTTCAGTCATGCCGTGGCGAGGCCCGTCAGGGGTCTTGGAATAGCCATGCCAATGTTCCTGCCCCCCCTCATGGCCATCCTCCTCGGCTGGCTCCTCGGGGGAAGCAATCCCACCGCGGTTGCCTACATCAGCGGAACCCTTGGCGTTTTAATAGGCGCCGATCTGATGAACTGGAACAGGATCAAGAATCTCGGTGCCCCGATGGTGAGCATAGGCGGGGCCGGAACCTTCGACGGCATCTTCCTGGCGGGAATAATTGCCGTCCTTCTGGTATGA
- the radB gene encoding DNA repair and recombination protein RadB, with translation MLSTGVKSLDELLGGGVAQGVLTQVYGSFATGKTTLALQIGLLSGGKVAYVDTEGGFSPERLSQMAETRGFDPGETLQRFILFTPSDFKEQRRAIGSLKKVVDKTFSLVVVDSLTAHYRVEETRKGLTAELGKQLQVLLWIARRNDIPVIVINQVHFDSRAGKMKPVAEHTLNYRTKDILRLDRLNEPGLRVAVLERHRFRPEGGMVFFRITERGIEDSDLGYPQAQQPKNLPP, from the coding sequence ATGCTCTCAACGGGGGTCAAATCGCTCGACGAGCTTCTCGGCGGGGGAGTTGCCCAAGGGGTCCTGACCCAAGTTTACGGCAGCTTTGCGACCGGCAAGACCACCCTGGCACTTCAGATTGGCCTCCTGAGCGGTGGAAAGGTCGCCTACGTGGACACGGAGGGCGGTTTTTCCCCGGAGAGGCTCTCGCAGATGGCCGAGACGAGGGGATTCGACCCGGGGGAGACCCTCCAGCGGTTTATTCTATTCACCCCCTCCGACTTCAAAGAGCAGAGGAGGGCAATAGGCTCGCTCAAGAAGGTGGTGGACAAAACCTTCTCCCTCGTCGTCGTCGATTCCCTCACCGCCCACTACCGCGTCGAGGAGACCAGAAAGGGCCTAACCGCCGAGCTGGGCAAACAGCTTCAGGTTCTCCTCTGGATAGCAAGGAGGAATGACATCCCGGTCATAGTCATCAATCAGGTGCATTTCGACAGCAGGGCCGGGAAGATGAAGCCCGTCGCCGAGCACACGCTCAACTACAGAACGAAGGACATTCTGCGGTTGGACCGGCTGAACGAGCCGGGCTTAAGGGTGGCGGTCCTTGAGAGGCACCGCTTCAGGCCGGAGGGAGGGATGGTCTTCTTCAGGATAACGGAGAGGGGGATAGAGGACTCTGATTTAGGATATCCTCAAGCTCAACAACCAAAAAACCTTCCTCCCTAA
- a CDS encoding MBL fold metallo-hydrolase, whose amino-acid sequence MKIIWYGHACFWVETKGVRILIDPYPEVDDDRIGEVDYILITHEHVDHYGKVELLSRLRDATVIGPPTIYMMAVSDGITKVREIKDGETIELENGVRVTAYYMEHPSSQYPVGYLIEGDKNLFHAGDTYSTPTLQKLRGKVDVLLVPISGRSTANEREAAQIVEDIRPRLVIPMHYGIYGTGDPEKLREELRARRIWTLVRPMELYEELVI is encoded by the coding sequence ATGAAGATTATCTGGTACGGACACGCGTGTTTCTGGGTTGAGACGAAGGGTGTGAGAATACTCATAGACCCGTACCCTGAGGTCGACGACGACAGGATTGGAGAGGTGGATTACATACTGATAACGCACGAGCATGTGGATCACTACGGTAAGGTCGAGCTTCTCTCGCGGCTCCGCGATGCGACCGTGATAGGCCCCCCCACGATATACATGATGGCAGTTAGCGATGGCATCACGAAGGTTAGGGAGATAAAGGACGGGGAGACCATAGAACTGGAGAACGGGGTCAGGGTAACGGCCTACTACATGGAACACCCATCGAGCCAGTACCCGGTGGGCTACCTGATAGAGGGAGACAAGAACCTCTTCCACGCGGGCGACACCTACTCGACTCCCACCCTTCAGAAGCTCCGCGGGAAGGTCGACGTTCTCCTAGTCCCCATAAGCGGCCGCTCCACGGCCAACGAGAGGGAAGCCGCCCAGATAGTGGAGGACATAAGGCCGCGCCTGGTCATACCGATGCACTACGGCATCTATGGGACCGGCGACCCGGAGAAGCTCAGGGAGGAGCTGAGGGCCAGGCGCATCTGGACACTCGTGAGGCCCATGGAGCTCTACGAGGAGCTCGTCATCTGA
- a CDS encoding ribose-phosphate diphosphokinase — MFVVGSGARHLEDELRKLGARLMEREIKRFPDGEKYVRVLGSAEGVTVVQSTFRPQDEHLVELILIADALRERGVERLRAVVPYMAYSRQDRVTKEGEPVSVRAIMRTLAVYYDELYVFDLHNPETLKFFPGKAVNLSPARAIAEYFGEKFGDGLVLAPDKGARGRAKAVAEKLNLEFSHFEKERISPTEVRMTPVDVDVAGKNVLIVDDIISTGGTMVRAANLLREMGAEKVFVAATHGVFAEGAIERVSKAVDELAVTNTIPTPVSRISVVPDILGL, encoded by the coding sequence ATGTTCGTGGTTGGGAGCGGTGCAAGGCATCTGGAGGACGAGCTTAGGAAACTGGGTGCCCGGCTTATGGAGAGGGAGATAAAGAGGTTTCCGGACGGGGAGAAGTACGTCCGAGTTCTCGGCTCCGCGGAGGGGGTAACGGTAGTCCAGTCGACCTTCCGTCCGCAGGACGAGCACCTGGTCGAGCTTATCCTGATAGCCGATGCCCTCCGCGAGAGGGGGGTTGAAAGGCTCAGGGCGGTCGTCCCCTACATGGCATACTCGAGGCAGGACAGGGTCACGAAGGAAGGGGAGCCTGTAAGCGTGAGGGCGATAATGAGGACGCTGGCGGTCTACTACGATGAACTCTACGTCTTCGACCTCCACAACCCCGAAACGCTGAAGTTCTTCCCGGGCAAGGCGGTGAACCTCTCTCCAGCCAGGGCCATAGCCGAGTACTTCGGGGAGAAGTTCGGTGACGGTCTGGTACTCGCCCCGGACAAGGGCGCTCGTGGGAGAGCCAAAGCTGTTGCGGAAAAGCTCAATCTCGAGTTCAGCCATTTCGAGAAGGAGAGGATTTCTCCTACTGAGGTTCGCATGACACCCGTTGACGTTGACGTGGCTGGAAAGAACGTGCTGATAGTCGACGACATCATAAGCACGGGCGGTACGATGGTAAGGGCTGCCAACCTGCTGAGGGAGATGGGGGCTGAGAAGGTCTTTGTGGCGGCAACCCACGGCGTCTTTGCGGAGGGGGCGATAGAGAGGGTAAGTAAGGCTGTCGATGAGCTGGCCGTCACCAACACCATCCCGACGCCGGTCTCGAGGATAAGCGTGGTGCCGGACATACTCGGACTCTAG
- a CDS encoding ATP-binding protein: MFYDRERELEKLNSVHSQPGSTFVVIYGRRRVGKTALAREFLRGKLGLYFFVGEKDEALLLEEFQEEVEKNLSGYLPGYLKPRFSTLEELFEFILDFSRERKIVVVFDEFQNFRFVKPSFLSSLQKLWDLKKDDSNLTLLAVGSYVGMMKRIFMDRKEPLFGRADEFMKLKPFDFWKAYGFVREFTEVSPRDFVELYSTLGGMPRYLLYLKRYYSDNARKTLNELFFDEFAPLKEEGFNVLKLEFGRYYRSYFSILEAVSLGYVTPKEISDRTGLKILTVGKYLSELTNHYEYLMREVPATENPKKTRKVAYSLRDEFFNFWFRFVYHNYQHIEEGDFEAIIDDFERKFPAFVGREYEKIVREFVRQINLGFKPLRVGRWWHKGEEIDVVAYDRKNALFMEVKWKDLTKKDALKILKDLQRKSNIVPLRGEKKYGIAARSIKGKEELREEGFLVVELEDILNQSPLSPSPLS, encoded by the coding sequence ATGTTCTACGACAGGGAGCGGGAGCTTGAGAAGCTTAACTCGGTTCACTCCCAGCCAGGTTCAACGTTCGTCGTCATCTACGGACGTAGAAGGGTCGGAAAGACGGCCCTTGCAAGGGAGTTCCTAAGGGGTAAGCTCGGCCTGTACTTCTTCGTTGGGGAAAAAGACGAGGCCCTCCTCCTCGAAGAGTTTCAGGAGGAGGTAGAGAAAAACCTCTCTGGATACCTTCCAGGTTACCTAAAGCCCAGGTTTTCCACCCTTGAGGAGCTCTTTGAGTTCATCCTCGACTTTTCGAGGGAGAGAAAGATTGTGGTTGTCTTCGACGAGTTCCAGAACTTCAGGTTCGTTAAGCCCTCATTCCTCTCATCCCTCCAGAAGCTCTGGGACTTGAAAAAGGACGATTCCAACCTTACCCTCCTCGCCGTTGGCTCATACGTGGGGATGATGAAGCGCATTTTTATGGACAGAAAAGAACCTCTCTTTGGGCGCGCCGATGAGTTTATGAAGCTCAAACCCTTCGACTTCTGGAAGGCATACGGCTTCGTTAGAGAGTTCACTGAGGTTTCTCCCAGAGATTTTGTGGAGCTTTACTCCACACTCGGCGGAATGCCTCGATACCTTCTCTACCTAAAGCGATACTACTCAGACAACGCGAGAAAGACGCTAAACGAGCTGTTCTTTGACGAGTTTGCTCCGCTGAAGGAGGAAGGTTTCAACGTCCTGAAGCTTGAGTTCGGGAGATACTACCGCTCTTACTTCTCAATCCTCGAGGCGGTCAGCCTCGGTTACGTAACGCCCAAAGAGATAAGCGACAGAACTGGGCTGAAAATTCTCACAGTTGGAAAGTACCTGAGCGAGCTGACGAACCACTATGAATACCTAATGAGAGAGGTGCCAGCAACGGAGAATCCCAAGAAGACGAGGAAGGTAGCTTACTCTCTAAGGGACGAGTTCTTTAACTTCTGGTTCCGCTTTGTCTACCACAACTACCAGCACATCGAGGAAGGAGATTTTGAGGCCATAATAGATGACTTCGAGAGAAAATTCCCCGCTTTCGTTGGCAGAGAGTACGAGAAGATCGTTAGGGAGTTCGTGAGACAGATTAATCTTGGGTTCAAGCCACTCCGCGTGGGCAGGTGGTGGCACAAGGGGGAAGAGATAGATGTGGTTGCTTACGACAGGAAAAACGCTCTCTTTATGGAAGTTAAGTGGAAAGACCTAACGAAGAAGGATGCTCTAAAAATCCTTAAAGACCTTCAAAGGAAATCCAACATCGTTCCGCTGAGGGGTGAGAAGAAGTACGGGATAGCCGCAAGGAGCATCAAGGGAAAAGAGGAACTTAGGGAGGAAGGTTTTTTGGTTGTTGAGCTTGAGGATATCCTAAATCAGAGTCCTCTATCCCCCTCTCCGTTATCCTGA
- a CDS encoding PIN domain-containing protein yields the protein MTVIDTNVFIYATLRDSEFNAEARKLLAGLEKWIVPSIVLYELYWFFREEGYRSEDINKVISSILDSPRTKVIGDRGKYTKRALELAKNPKRFNDMVILSTAEDFKRLATYDKRLKKEAEKLGIRTLP from the coding sequence GTGACGGTAATAGACACCAACGTCTTCATATACGCCACCCTACGGGACTCCGAGTTCAACGCGGAAGCGAGAAAACTGCTGGCGGGGCTGGAAAAATGGATAGTTCCAAGTATAGTTCTCTACGAGCTCTACTGGTTTTTCAGAGAAGAAGGATACAGAAGCGAGGACATAAATAAAGTCATCTCCTCAATCCTGGACAGTCCGAGGACGAAGGTGATTGGAGATAGAGGAAAGTACACGAAACGCGCACTGGAACTCGCCAAAAACCCAAAGCGATTCAACGATATGGTCATACTCTCCACAGCAGAAGACTTCAAAAGATTGGCCACGTACGATAAGAGACTGAAAAAAGAGGCGGAAAAGCTGGGTATCAGAACCCTGCCTTAA